The Tachyglossus aculeatus isolate mTacAcu1 chromosome 7, mTacAcu1.pri, whole genome shotgun sequence genome includes a region encoding these proteins:
- the APOBEC2 gene encoding C->U-editing enzyme APOBEC-2 gives MAEKDPPAPAPKNGEGNAEDAENPEKKEEEVELPPFEIVTGERLPASFFKFQFRNVEYSSGRNKTFLCYVVETQGKEKQTTRGYLEDEHAAAHAEEAFFNNILPSCEQAQKYNVTWYVSSSPCVACADRIADTLRRTPNLRLLLLVGRLFMWEEPEIQAALKKLKAAGCKLRIMKPQDFEYVWQNFVEQEEGEAKAFEPWEDIQENFLYYEEKLAEVLH, from the exons ATGGCCGAGAAGGACCCCCCTGCTCCCGCCCCCAAGAACGGGGAGGGCAACGCTGAGGACGCCGAGAACcccgagaagaaggaggaggaggtggaattgcCCCCTTTTGAGATCGTCACCGG GGAGCGCCTCCCCGCCTCCTTCTTTAAGTTCCAGTTCCGGAACGTGGAATACAGCTCCGGGCGGAACAAGACCTTCCTGTGCTACGTGGTGGAGACCCAGGGCAAGGAGAAACAGACGACGCGGGGCTACCTGGAGGACGAACACGCGGCGGCCCACGCCGAGGAAGCCTTCTTCAACAACATCCTGCCGAGCTGCGAGCAGGCCCAGAAGTACAACGTGACCTGGTACGTCTCCTCCAGCCCGTGCGTCGCCTGCGCCGACCGCATCGCCGACACCCTGCGCCGCACCCCGAacctgcgcctcctcctcctggtgggCCGCCTCTTCATGTGGGAGGAGCCCGAGATCCAGGCCGCCCTGAAGAAGCTGAAGGCGGCCGGCTGCAAGCTGCGCATCATGAAGCCGCAGGACTTCGAGTACGTGTGGCAGAACTtcgtggagcaggaggagggcgaggccaaGGCCTTCGAGCCCTGGGAGGACATTCAGGAGAACTTCCTGTACTATGAGGAAAAGCTGGCCGAGGTCCTGCACTGA
- the OARD1 gene encoding ADP-ribose glycohydrolase OARD1 yields MASSPSEDPGECRITYVKGDLFACPKTDSLAHCISEDCRMGAGIAVLFKKKFGGVQELLSQQKKPGEVAVLKRDERYVYYLITKKRAAHKPTYETLQRSLEAMKTHCLNSGVTDLSMPRIGCGLDRLQWEKVSAMIETVFEGTDIKITVYTL; encoded by the exons ATGGCCAGCAGTCCTAGTGAAGATCCAGGAGAGTGCAGA ATTACATATGTGAAAGGGGACCTTTTCGCCTGCCCCAAGACAGACTCGTTGGCCCACTGCATCAGTGAAGACTGCCGTATGGGGGCTGGGATCGCGGTCCTGTTCAAAAAGAAGTTTGGAGGGGTGCAGGAACTGCTGAGCCAGC AAAAGAAGCCCGGAGAGGTAGCCGTGCTGAAGAGAGACGAGAGATACGTCTACTACCTG ATTACGAAGAAGAGAGCCGCTCACAAGCCCACCTATGAAACCCTGCAGAGAAGCTTAGAGGCCATGAAAACCCATTGTCTAAACAGTGGAGTCACGGATCTCTCCATGCCCAG GATTGGCTGTGGGCTCGACCGCCTGCAGTGGGAGAAAGTCTCGGCCATGATTGAGACCGTGTTCGAGGGCACGGACATCAAGATCACAGTGTACACCCTCTGA